Proteins from a genomic interval of Qipengyuania sp. JC766:
- a CDS encoding prolyl oligopeptidase family serine peptidase, with amino-acid sequence MHRVLTRSTAAIALAIGAGFAMPAIAQDGYQLPPQDVTDIVTRAPSPGVSVSPDNDQMLLLAREALPPVAELAKPMEKLAGLRLDAATNDRHGTRATVGLSLQDIDSGTVRPVALPANADISDVSWAPDGSRVVFTNTRADAIDLHVLDTEAATSRKVMDGGVNPIFQNARWLPDERLLVLTIPEGRGAKPVESLTPTGPAIQDAAGGEEAQTRTYQDLLENPYDEALFEWLATSQPVVMDADGGNVREIGEPRIYTSVSPSPDGRYLLMEWLEKPFSYQVPYYRFPTTSAVYTMEGELVETIVRQPLADALPVQGVVTGPRNIQWHPTEDSLLLWVEAQDGGDPRVETDNRDNIVAVTAPFSGEPRVLARLEDRASGAFGIDGSDDLIAYEYDRDTREIRQTLIDVTGGDAPREINIRNAQDAYADPGSPLFTYTDRGFSVARNVDGKLLLTGSGATPEGYRPFLRRFDLDTLETEEVWRNSGEQLESVVDVVSDDGSEFITYFESPLNPGNFKLYRDGTDRFLTDFPDPHPELTGIKRELVTYKRADGVDLTATLYLPPGYKEGDKLPVVVWAYPMEYNDAATAGQNRDSPYRFTRIGGYSHLFFLTQGYAVLDRAAMPVVGADPETVNDTFIEQIVASAQAAIDFTVERGFGDGVRVGVGGHSYGAFMTAHLLAQSDIFKAGIARSGAYNRTLTPFGFQSERRIFWDTPETYYKLSPFMAADQIDEPILFIHGANDSNSGTFPQQSERMFAAVKGTGGTARLVMLPHEDHGYRGRESILHTLDEMFDWFDQHVKNAEVEVTAAP; translated from the coding sequence ATGCATCGTGTTCTGACCAGATCCACCGCCGCGATCGCGCTTGCCATCGGGGCCGGCTTCGCCATGCCTGCCATCGCGCAGGATGGATACCAGTTGCCACCGCAGGACGTAACCGACATCGTGACCCGCGCCCCCAGCCCCGGCGTGTCGGTTTCGCCGGATAACGACCAGATGCTCCTTCTCGCGCGGGAAGCCCTTCCGCCGGTCGCCGAACTAGCGAAACCGATGGAGAAGCTGGCAGGCCTGCGGCTCGATGCGGCGACCAACGACCGGCACGGAACCCGCGCGACGGTCGGCCTGTCCCTGCAGGATATCGACAGCGGTACGGTCCGCCCGGTCGCACTGCCCGCCAATGCCGATATATCCGACGTGTCCTGGGCACCGGACGGTTCGCGGGTCGTCTTCACGAACACGCGCGCCGACGCGATTGACCTGCACGTGCTCGACACCGAAGCCGCGACCTCGCGCAAGGTGATGGACGGCGGCGTCAATCCGATCTTCCAGAATGCGCGATGGCTGCCCGACGAACGACTGCTGGTCCTGACGATTCCTGAAGGCCGCGGCGCGAAGCCGGTCGAATCGCTGACCCCGACCGGTCCCGCCATCCAGGACGCCGCGGGCGGGGAGGAAGCGCAGACCCGCACCTATCAGGACCTCCTCGAGAACCCGTATGACGAGGCGCTGTTCGAATGGCTGGCCACCAGTCAGCCGGTCGTCATGGATGCTGATGGTGGCAATGTGCGGGAGATCGGCGAACCGCGCATCTACACCAGCGTCAGCCCGTCGCCCGACGGGCGTTACCTGCTGATGGAGTGGCTGGAAAAGCCGTTCTCATACCAGGTTCCCTATTACCGCTTCCCCACCACCAGCGCGGTCTACACGATGGAGGGCGAACTGGTCGAAACGATCGTTCGCCAACCGCTTGCGGACGCCTTGCCCGTCCAGGGCGTGGTGACTGGCCCGCGCAACATCCAGTGGCATCCGACGGAGGACTCTCTCCTGTTGTGGGTCGAGGCGCAGGACGGCGGCGACCCGCGGGTCGAGACGGACAATCGCGACAACATCGTGGCGGTCACCGCGCCGTTCTCCGGCGAGCCGCGCGTGCTGGCCCGACTGGAAGACCGCGCTTCGGGTGCCTTCGGGATCGACGGGTCCGACGATCTCATCGCCTACGAATACGACCGGGACACGCGCGAAATCCGGCAGACGCTGATCGACGTGACGGGCGGAGACGCGCCGCGCGAGATCAACATCCGCAATGCGCAGGATGCCTATGCCGATCCGGGCAGTCCGCTCTTCACCTACACCGATCGCGGCTTCTCGGTCGCGCGCAATGTCGACGGCAAGCTGTTGCTAACAGGGTCCGGCGCGACGCCCGAAGGCTATCGCCCATTCCTGCGCCGCTTCGACCTCGACACACTCGAAACCGAGGAGGTCTGGCGCAATTCCGGGGAACAGCTGGAATCGGTGGTCGATGTAGTTTCGGACGACGGCAGCGAGTTCATCACCTACTTCGAAAGCCCGCTCAATCCGGGCAACTTCAAGCTCTACCGGGACGGCACCGACCGCTTCCTGACCGACTTTCCCGACCCGCATCCCGAACTGACCGGAATCAAGCGCGAACTGGTGACCTACAAGCGCGCCGACGGCGTCGACCTCACCGCCACTCTCTACCTCCCGCCGGGATACAAGGAGGGCGACAAGCTGCCGGTCGTCGTGTGGGCCTACCCGATGGAATACAACGACGCGGCGACGGCGGGCCAGAACCGCGATTCACCGTATCGCTTCACCCGCATCGGGGGATATTCGCACCTGTTCTTCCTGACGCAGGGCTATGCCGTTCTCGACCGCGCGGCCATGCCGGTGGTGGGAGCGGACCCGGAAACGGTCAACGACACCTTCATCGAACAGATCGTTGCGAGCGCGCAGGCGGCCATCGACTTCACGGTCGAGCGCGGCTTCGGTGACGGCGTGCGCGTGGGCGTCGGCGGGCACAGCTACGGCGCGTTCATGACGGCGCACCTGCTGGCGCAGAGCGACATCTTCAAGGCGGGCATCGCACGATCGGGCGCCTACAACCGTACGCTGACGCCGTTCGGGTTCCAGTCGGAACGGCGGATCTTCTGGGATACGCCGGAAACCTACTACAAGCTCAGCCCCTTCATGGCCGCCGACCAGATCGACGAGCCGATCCTCTTCATCCACGGCGCCAACGATTCCAATTCCGGCACATTCCCGCAGCAATCCGAACGCATGTTCGCGGCGGTGAAGGGGACCGGAGGAACCGCGCGCTTGGTCATGCTGCCGCACGAGGATCACGGGTATCGCGGACGGGAATCGATCCTGCACACGCTGGACGAGATGTTCGACTGGTTCGACCAGCACGTGAAGAATGCCGAGGTCGAGGTGACCGCGGCGCCCTAG
- the secA gene encoding preprotein translocase subunit SecA, which translates to MLKALSKSIFGSSNDRYVKSLGKIVNEINALEEQIQALSDEELQGQTVKFRQQLAEGRTLDDILPEAFATVREASVRVLGMRHFDVQMIGGIVLHRGEISEMKTGEGKTLVATLATYLNALSGKGVHVVTVNDYLASRDAEWMGRLHNWMGLTVGVIVPNLNEFERREAYGSDITYGTNNEFGFDYLRDNMKHDKAQMVQRPFNYAIVDEVDSILIDEARTPLIISGPTEDKTDLYVTIDEVVKKVDEDWYEADEKTKNISWTEDGIEEVEKLLIAAGLLETDNLYDVENTQVVHHLDQALKANIMFKKDTDYIVKDDKVVIIDEFTGRMMDGRRWSNGLHQAVEAKEGVKIEPENQTMASITFQNYFRMYPKLSGMTGTAATEASEFWDIYKMNVVEIPTNVPVARIDEEDEFYKNTMDKFAAIAKAIKEKQETGQPVLVGTVSIEKSELLSQFLDKEGVKHEVLNARQHEREAHIVAQAGRMGAVTIATNMAGRGTDIQLGGNVEFRVGDELGEIEEGPNRDAAIERIKQEVREEKQRVLDAGGLFVLGTERHESRRIDNQLRGRSGRQGDPGLSRFYLCLEDDLLRIFGPDTLFARMMNSNLEDGEAIGSKWLSKAIETAQKKVEARNYDVRKQVVEYDDVMNDQRKVIYEQRGEIMDSETVDDVVLDMRQDTIAALVAQSCPPGSYPEQWDVEGLKANVNEVLGLNPPIDEWLEEDQIEPEIFEERISAMAAEVMDRKVAESDPQLWRRVEKSILLDRLDHHWKEHLATLDALRQVVWLRAHAQKKPIDEYKQEAFGLFESMLDTLRQDVTGILIKSELRMAPPPQESLPDLPDFLTGHIDPLTGLDNSNDGDGSETQAAHFGALAGSAQAAAGPGGHFPDNPYADQNISRNAPCPCGSGNKYKHCHGAMA; encoded by the coding sequence ATGCTCAAGGCTCTCAGCAAGTCCATTTTTGGCTCGTCCAACGACCGTTACGTCAAGTCGCTGGGCAAGATCGTCAACGAGATCAACGCTCTGGAAGAGCAGATCCAGGCCCTTTCCGACGAGGAACTGCAGGGCCAGACCGTCAAGTTCCGCCAGCAGCTCGCCGAAGGGCGCACGCTGGACGACATCCTGCCCGAAGCCTTCGCCACCGTGCGCGAGGCATCCGTGCGCGTGCTCGGCATGCGGCACTTCGACGTGCAGATGATCGGCGGCATCGTCCTCCATCGCGGCGAAATCTCCGAGATGAAGACCGGCGAGGGCAAGACGCTGGTGGCAACGCTCGCCACCTACCTTAACGCGCTTTCGGGCAAGGGCGTCCATGTCGTCACCGTCAACGACTACCTCGCATCGCGCGACGCGGAATGGATGGGCCGCCTGCACAACTGGATGGGCCTGACGGTCGGCGTCATCGTGCCGAACCTGAACGAGTTCGAGCGCCGCGAAGCCTACGGGTCCGACATCACCTACGGCACCAACAACGAGTTCGGCTTCGACTACCTGCGCGACAACATGAAGCACGACAAGGCGCAGATGGTGCAGCGCCCCTTCAACTACGCGATCGTCGACGAGGTGGACTCGATCCTGATCGACGAAGCGCGCACGCCGCTGATCATTTCCGGCCCCACCGAGGACAAGACCGACCTTTACGTCACCATCGACGAGGTCGTGAAGAAGGTCGACGAGGACTGGTACGAGGCCGACGAGAAAACCAAGAACATCAGCTGGACCGAAGACGGTATCGAGGAGGTCGAGAAGCTGCTGATCGCGGCCGGCCTTCTCGAGACGGACAATCTCTACGACGTGGAGAACACGCAGGTCGTCCATCACCTCGACCAGGCCCTCAAGGCCAACATCATGTTCAAGAAAGACACCGACTACATCGTCAAGGACGACAAGGTCGTCATCATCGACGAGTTCACCGGCCGCATGATGGACGGGCGCCGCTGGTCCAACGGCCTTCACCAGGCGGTGGAAGCCAAGGAAGGGGTCAAGATCGAGCCCGAGAACCAGACCATGGCCTCGATCACCTTCCAGAACTATTTCCGCATGTATCCCAAGCTGTCCGGCATGACCGGCACCGCCGCCACCGAGGCGAGCGAGTTCTGGGACATCTACAAGATGAACGTGGTCGAGATCCCGACCAACGTCCCCGTCGCCCGCATCGACGAGGAAGACGAGTTCTACAAGAACACGATGGACAAGTTCGCGGCCATCGCGAAGGCCATCAAGGAGAAGCAGGAAACCGGCCAACCGGTGCTCGTCGGTACCGTCTCGATCGAGAAGTCCGAACTCCTCAGCCAGTTCCTCGACAAGGAAGGCGTGAAGCACGAAGTGCTCAACGCCCGCCAGCACGAGCGCGAGGCGCACATCGTCGCACAGGCGGGCCGCATGGGTGCGGTGACCATCGCCACCAACATGGCCGGTCGCGGGACCGACATCCAGCTGGGCGGCAATGTCGAATTCCGCGTGGGCGACGAACTCGGCGAGATAGAGGAAGGTCCGAACCGCGATGCCGCGATCGAACGGATCAAGCAGGAAGTGCGCGAGGAAAAGCAGCGCGTGCTCGATGCAGGCGGCCTGTTCGTGCTCGGCACCGAACGGCACGAAAGCCGCCGGATCGACAACCAGCTGCGCGGCCGATCCGGGCGCCAGGGCGATCCGGGCCTCAGCCGGTTCTACCTTTGCCTCGAAGACGACCTGCTGCGCATTTTCGGCCCGGACACGCTGTTCGCGCGGATGATGAACTCCAACCTGGAAGACGGCGAGGCGATCGGGTCCAAATGGCTGTCCAAGGCCATCGAGACCGCGCAGAAGAAGGTCGAGGCGCGCAATTACGACGTGCGCAAGCAGGTCGTCGAATACGACGACGTCATGAACGATCAGCGCAAGGTCATCTACGAACAGCGCGGCGAGATCATGGACAGCGAGACCGTGGACGACGTGGTGCTGGACATGCGGCAGGACACGATCGCCGCGCTGGTGGCGCAAAGCTGTCCTCCGGGTTCCTATCCGGAACAGTGGGACGTCGAGGGCCTGAAGGCCAACGTCAACGAAGTCCTCGGCCTCAACCCGCCGATCGACGAATGGCTGGAAGAGGACCAGATCGAACCGGAAATCTTCGAGGAACGCATTTCCGCGATGGCGGCCGAGGTGATGGACCGCAAGGTCGCCGAATCCGATCCGCAGCTGTGGCGGCGGGTGGAAAAGTCGATCCTGCTCGATCGGCTCGACCATCACTGGAAGGAACACCTGGCAACGCTCGATGCGCTGCGGCAGGTCGTGTGGCTGCGTGCCCACGCCCAGAAGAAGCCGATCGACGAATACAAGCAGGAAGCGTTCGGCCTGTTCGAAAGCATGCTCGACACGCTACGCCAGGACGTCACCGGCATCCTGATCAAGAGCGAACTGCGCATGGCCCCGCCGCCGCAGGAATCGCTGCCGGACCTGCCGGACTTCCTGACCGGTCACATCGATCCGCTGACGGGCCTCGACAATTCGAACGACGGAGACGGTTCGGAAACGCAGGCAGCCCATTTTGGGGCACTCGCCGGTTCCGCCCAAGCTGCTGCAGGGCCGGGCGGCCACTTCCCCGACAACCCGTATGCGGACCAGAATATCAGCCGCAACGCCCCGTGCCCCTGCGGTTCGGGCAACAAGTACAAGCACTGCCACGGCGCGATGGCGTGA
- a CDS encoding inositol monophosphatase family protein, whose translation MERLLRRVNETAILPRYQALEAGQIEDKGGNDPVTVADREAEAMLAEGLRALADLPVVGEEAAHADPAIQDALGSDCWIVDPLDGTRNFAKGKPPFGILIAMASGGIAHTGWIFDCLTGRLCIAHRGKGAFVDGEKIAARPTGQPKPVAAISLVFLDDAKREAIRQHVAPDYTLVDIPYCAAEQYPRLALGENDVSIFERTLAWDHAAGVLWLNEAGGMVARPDGSAYRVDEWDRPGLISAASPELWEALAAKLARLA comes from the coding sequence ATGGAACGCCTGCTGCGCCGGGTGAACGAGACCGCAATCTTGCCGCGCTACCAGGCGCTGGAGGCCGGGCAGATCGAGGACAAGGGCGGCAACGATCCGGTGACCGTGGCGGATCGCGAAGCGGAAGCCATGCTGGCCGAAGGGCTGCGCGCCCTCGCGGACCTGCCCGTCGTCGGCGAGGAAGCCGCCCATGCCGATCCGGCGATACAGGATGCGCTGGGCAGCGATTGCTGGATCGTCGATCCGCTCGACGGGACGCGAAACTTCGCGAAGGGGAAGCCACCCTTCGGCATCCTGATCGCGATGGCATCGGGCGGCATCGCGCATACCGGCTGGATCTTCGATTGCCTGACGGGCCGGCTGTGCATTGCCCATCGCGGCAAGGGCGCGTTCGTGGACGGCGAGAAGATCGCGGCCCGTCCGACCGGACAGCCAAAGCCAGTCGCCGCCATATCGCTGGTGTTCCTGGACGATGCGAAGCGCGAGGCGATCAGGCAACATGTCGCGCCCGACTACACGCTGGTTGACATCCCCTACTGCGCCGCGGAACAATATCCACGCCTCGCGCTGGGCGAGAACGACGTCTCTATCTTCGAACGCACGCTGGCATGGGACCATGCCGCGGGCGTGCTGTGGCTGAACGAGGCCGGCGGCATGGTCGCGCGGCCCGACGGATCCGCCTACCGGGTGGACGAATGGGACCGGCCGGGCCTCATCAGCGCAGCCAGTCCGGAACTATGGGAGGCGCTCGCAGCGAAGCTCGCGCGGCTCGCCTAA
- the trxA gene encoding thioredoxin translates to MATINVTDNSWQSDVLEADKPVLVDFWAEWCGPCKMIAPALEEISDELADKITIAKMDIMENTGVPGEIGVQSIPLMVLYKDGKPVAQKLGAAPKGQLKQWIESEL, encoded by the coding sequence ATGGCCACGATCAACGTAACCGACAACAGCTGGCAGTCGGATGTCCTAGAAGCCGACAAGCCGGTGCTCGTCGATTTCTGGGCCGAGTGGTGCGGGCCGTGCAAGATGATCGCGCCGGCGCTGGAAGAAATCAGCGACGAGCTGGCCGACAAGATCACCATCGCCAAAATGGACATCATGGAGAATACCGGCGTGCCGGGCGAGATCGGCGTGCAGTCGATTCCGCTGATGGTCCTGTACAAGGACGGCAAGCCGGTCGCGCAGAAGCTGGGCGCTGCGCCCAAGGGCCAGCTGAAGCAGTGGATCGAAAGCGAGCTTTAG
- a CDS encoding EAL domain-containing protein, with protein MSYALLMADPIIDRRSRTDRRNPAVQGLGSALRRAIENDSIDILFQAQFACADDTIAGAEALVRWPFGGHHPVSGDTLFEIARQTDLAEVLASYVYRKAMTAALNWPEDLRLSLNVTAHDLADTAFAKALFEDLEATGFPADRLTLEITEQALVPELDRAAVLLRVLADEGIAVALDDFGAGFCNFRYLKVLPLDALKLDRSMVQGIVDEPTDLAVLQGIVAMAEALELKVIAEGVETDAQRDAVRRERCDRWQGFLGAKPMSADAFDSLLKG; from the coding sequence ATGTCCTATGCCCTCCTGATGGCCGATCCAATCATCGACAGACGCTCCCGTACGGACCGGCGCAATCCCGCGGTCCAGGGCCTTGGCAGCGCGTTGCGCAGGGCGATCGAGAACGATTCGATCGACATACTCTTCCAGGCGCAATTCGCATGCGCCGACGATACGATCGCGGGGGCGGAAGCGCTGGTGCGCTGGCCGTTCGGCGGGCATCACCCGGTGTCGGGCGACACGCTGTTCGAAATTGCGCGCCAGACCGACCTTGCCGAGGTGCTGGCATCGTATGTCTATCGCAAGGCGATGACGGCCGCACTGAATTGGCCGGAGGACTTGCGGCTTTCGCTCAACGTCACGGCGCACGACCTCGCGGACACTGCATTTGCCAAGGCGCTGTTCGAGGATCTGGAAGCGACCGGTTTTCCCGCCGACCGCCTGACGCTGGAAATCACCGAGCAGGCGCTGGTGCCGGAGCTCGACCGGGCGGCTGTGCTGCTGCGCGTCCTGGCGGACGAGGGGATCGCGGTGGCGCTTGATGATTTCGGGGCGGGCTTCTGCAATTTCCGCTATCTCAAGGTCCTGCCGCTCGACGCACTGAAGCTCGACCGGTCGATGGTGCAGGGGATCGTTGACGAGCCGACGGACCTTGCAGTGCTGCAGGGCATCGTCGCGATGGCCGAGGCTCTCGAACTGAAAGTGATCGCGGAAGGCGTGGAAACCGACGCGCAGCGCGATGCGGTCCGCCGCGAACGGTGCGACCGGTGGCAGGGGTTCCTCGGCGCGAAGCCCATGTCCGCCGATGCGTTCGACAGCCTGCTGAAGGGTTAG
- a CDS encoding NAD kinase, translating into MSDRHGFTRLALAISDTARAQETAAALREAHDWVSEDEAEAVVALGGDGFMLQTLHRMLEGGAVKPVYGVNRGTMGFLMNKHRPSSKLIDRINRSRRIAISPLQMKATTQDGTSHSACAINEVSLLRETRQTAKIEVQVDEKVRIKELVADGILVATPAGSTAYNLSANGPILPLESQLLALTPISAFRPRRWRGAILPDRARITLRINEHDKRPVAAVADQQEIRDVAEVQIERLRDTDLTLLFDPGHSLDERIVSEQFMF; encoded by the coding sequence ATGAGCGACAGGCACGGTTTCACGCGGCTCGCACTGGCGATTTCCGATACGGCGCGGGCGCAGGAAACCGCGGCGGCCCTGCGCGAAGCGCATGACTGGGTGTCCGAGGACGAGGCCGAAGCCGTCGTGGCGCTGGGCGGCGACGGCTTCATGCTCCAGACGCTTCACCGGATGCTCGAAGGCGGCGCCGTAAAGCCGGTCTATGGCGTGAACCGGGGGACCATGGGGTTCCTGATGAACAAGCACCGGCCCTCCTCCAAGCTAATCGACCGGATCAACCGCAGTCGCAGGATCGCGATTTCGCCCCTCCAGATGAAAGCCACCACGCAAGACGGCACCAGCCACTCGGCCTGTGCGATCAACGAGGTGTCGCTGCTCAGGGAAACGCGCCAGACCGCCAAGATCGAAGTCCAGGTGGACGAGAAGGTGCGGATCAAGGAACTGGTCGCGGACGGCATCCTCGTCGCGACGCCCGCCGGTTCGACCGCGTACAACCTGTCGGCCAACGGCCCCATACTGCCGCTCGAATCGCAGCTTCTCGCCCTGACGCCCATCAGCGCCTTCCGCCCACGCCGCTGGCGCGGGGCGATCCTGCCAGACCGGGCGCGGATCACGCTGCGGATCAATGAACATGACAAGCGCCCGGTGGCCGCCGTGGCCGACCAGCAGGAAATCAGGGACGTGGCCGAAGTCCAGATCGAGCGGCTGCGCGATACCGACCTGACGTTGCTGTTCGATCCCGGCCACTCGCTCGATGAGAGGATCGTGTCCGAACAGTTCATGTTCTGA
- the argJ gene encoding bifunctional glutamate N-acetyltransferase/amino-acid acetyltransferase ArgJ produces MELKPSPLALPFPDLPGIGGVTLRVARARYKDWDRADLTYVELAPGTAVAGVLTRSACASSEVEMGREQVRDGSARALVVNAGNSNAFTGYRGREAVEQIMAQVADHLGCARGEVFVSSTGVIGVPLPRDRAKAGIDAALTADPCDWETAAATIGTTDTFPKGAGAAAIVGETRVELAGIVKGSGMIAPDMATMLGYVFTDAAVAPAFLQQLLTDINRRTFSCITVDGDTSTSDTVLVFATGAACNPPIASFDDPGADAFAGALEDVCRRLAHLVVRDGEGASKFIEVAVTGAVSDESAHRIALSVANSPLVKTAIAGEDANWGRVVMAVGKAGEPADRDRLSIGFGGHWAAREGQPVDPLDEAPLAEHLRGQDIRIDVDLALGDGRASVWTCDLTHGYIAINGDYRS; encoded by the coding sequence ATGGAACTCAAACCCTCTCCCCTGGCCCTGCCCTTTCCCGACTTGCCCGGCATCGGCGGCGTGACCCTGCGCGTGGCCCGCGCACGCTACAAGGACTGGGACCGGGCGGACCTGACCTATGTCGAACTGGCGCCGGGAACGGCCGTTGCCGGCGTCCTCACGCGCAGCGCCTGCGCTTCCAGCGAGGTCGAGATGGGGCGTGAGCAGGTGCGCGACGGCAGCGCACGGGCATTGGTGGTCAATGCGGGCAATTCCAACGCCTTTACCGGCTATCGCGGGCGCGAGGCGGTCGAGCAGATCATGGCGCAAGTGGCGGATCATCTCGGCTGCGCGCGGGGCGAGGTGTTTGTGTCCTCCACCGGTGTGATCGGAGTTCCCCTCCCGCGCGACCGGGCGAAGGCCGGCATCGATGCCGCGCTGACCGCCGATCCGTGCGACTGGGAAACGGCCGCCGCCACCATCGGCACGACCGACACGTTCCCCAAGGGGGCAGGCGCCGCGGCCATCGTGGGCGAAACGCGCGTAGAACTGGCCGGCATCGTCAAGGGCAGCGGAATGATCGCGCCCGACATGGCGACCATGCTGGGCTACGTGTTCACCGATGCGGCGGTCGCCCCCGCCTTCCTCCAGCAGTTGCTGACCGACATCAACCGGCGGACCTTCTCCTGCATCACGGTCGACGGGGATACCTCCACCAGCGACACAGTGCTGGTCTTCGCCACCGGCGCTGCTTGCAATCCGCCCATCGCCTCGTTCGACGATCCGGGCGCGGATGCCTTTGCCGGCGCGCTCGAGGATGTCTGCCGACGGCTCGCGCACCTGGTCGTGCGCGACGGCGAAGGGGCGAGCAAGTTTATCGAGGTCGCGGTGACGGGCGCCGTTTCGGACGAGAGCGCACATCGCATCGCGCTGTCGGTCGCCAATTCCCCGCTGGTGAAGACCGCCATCGCCGGAGAGGACGCGAACTGGGGCCGCGTGGTCATGGCCGTGGGCAAGGCCGGCGAACCCGCAGACCGCGACCGACTTTCCATCGGTTTCGGCGGGCACTGGGCCGCGCGCGAGGGCCAGCCCGTCGATCCGCTGGACGAAGCACCGCTCGCCGAACACCTGCGCGGACAGGACATCCGCATCGACGTGGACCTCGCGCTCGGCGACGGACGCGCGAGCGTCTGGACCTGCGATCTCACCCACGGCTACATCGCCATCAACGGCGACTACCGCTCGTGA